From a single Miscanthus floridulus cultivar M001 chromosome 8, ASM1932011v1, whole genome shotgun sequence genomic region:
- the LOC136474816 gene encoding transcription factor ILI5 yields the protein MSSRRSSSRGNISEDEINELISKLQALLPSSRRRGSGQASTTKLLKETCSYIKSLHREVDDLSDRLSDLMSTMDHNSPGAEIIRSILRS from the exons ATGTCGAGCCGAAGGTCGTCGTCGCGTGGCAACATCTCCGAGGACGAGATCAACGAGCTCATCTCCAAGCTCCAGGCCCTGCTCCCCAGCTCCCGCCGCCGCGGCTCCGGCCAG GCGTCGACGACGAAACTGCTGAAGGAGACCTGCAGCTACATCAAGAGCCTCCACCGGGAGGTGGACGACCTGAGCGACCGGCTGTCGGACCTCATGTCCACCATGGACCACAACAGCCCCGGCGCGGAGATCATCCGCAGCATCCTCCGCTCCTGA